The region GTTTGTAAATTCAGTATCATATAAGGATTGAAAACCTATTGCTGTATTGTAATTTCCATTTACATTTCCGTTTAATGAGTTGTTACCTAATGCGGTGTTGTATTTACCTGATATATTAATTTTAGCGGCTTCAAAACCAATAGCTGTATTCTTAAATCCTGTTGTATTTGTGTATAAAGAACCACTACCAAATGCGCTGTTGGAATGTCCTGTTGTATTGGTGTACATAGCGTTATATCCATTTGCTGTGTTTTGATATCCGTTGCTATTTGAATATAAGGAAAAATATCCTTGAGCCGTATTGTTAAAACCTGTAGTATTTGTTTTTAATGCGTTGGACCCTTGAGCGGTATTGTTGTAGCCAGAAGTGTTATTTGTTAATATATACGAACCTACAGCCGTATTGTGTGATCCTGTGGTGTTTTTGTTTAATGCAAAGGAGCCAATCGCTAAATTTTGACTTCCAGTAGTATTGTTTTCTAAACTAAAAGCACCTACACTTGTGTTCGAATTTCCTGAAACATTTTTATTTAAAGCATTGTATCCTATTGAAGTATTCTCATTTCCAGTGTCATTAGAATATAAAGAATTTGATCCAATAGCAGTGTTCTTATTACCGGTTTTGTTAAAATATAAAGAATTGTATCCTTCTGCAGTATTGTCGTTTCCAATAGTGTTGCTTGATAAAGCATTGGCTCCACTTCCCGTATTTTTACTGCCAGTGGTATTTGAACTTAAAACATATGCGCCATTTGCAGTATTCAAGTTACCAGTGGTATTGGAAATTAATGATTGTGCTCCTGTGCCTGTATTCGAAATTCCTGTTGTATTCGAGTATAGTGTGTAAACACCAACTGCTGTATTGGCGTATCCGCTGGTGTTCTTGTTTAATGTGTTATAGCCTATTGAAACATTATTGTATCCTGATGAATTTGTTAGTAAACTAAATGCGCCAATACTTGTGTTTTGATAACCAGAAGTATTTGAGTTCATCGAATTGTATCCAATAGAAGTATTAGCGTTTCCTGAAGAATTACTACTTAATGAGTTAACACCAAAACTTGAATTTTGAATTCCTATGGAATTTATTTTAAATGAATTTTGCCCAAATGAAGTATTCGATGAACCAATAATTCCTGAAAAAATATTATTTCTTTTGAACACTAAATCATTATCGTCTAAAGTGCCAAGAAAATTTACAGTTGGATTAGTATTGCTGTTTCCGTTGCTAAACCAAAGGTCTTTGCCTGATGTTAAGGGTATCCAACTAGATAAAGTTGAGTCCCAAAAATAAAATCCACGGTTATATGTATTGTAGTTTTGATTCAAAAACACTAACATCCCGTTTTGATTGTTGGTAGGGATGCTTGTTGGTAGTGAGTTTATTCTAGGTATAATTAATCCATCAGTTATAGTTGGATTGTTTGGATCGCTACTTTTAATTTCAAGTGTTGCTTGTGGATTGGTGGTGTTTATGCCTATTTGTGAAAATAGGAACATAGGTATAATGTAAATTATTAAGCTTAATAATTTTCTTGATAACATGGGGGAGTAGGTTTTTTTATAGTTATGAAGGACAAATATATAAAAAAACTAATTACTTGTGTATCAATGTAAAAAAAATAAAATGAGCCCGATTATTTATCGAGCTCACTATTGTTTAATTGATTGAAAATTTGTCTAAATTTCAACGCCTTTTTTATAAACTAAAAGCATTTTTTACTTTATCTAAATAATCTAATTTTTCCCAAGTAAATAATTCAACCTCTACTGTTTTTTCTTTTCCGTCTGGAGATTTGAATGTTTTAGTAACCACTTCATTTTTACGACCCATGTGGCCATAAGCAGCAGTTTCACTGTAAATAGGATTTCTTAATTTTAATCTTTGCTCAATGAAATAAGGTCTCATGTCAAATATTTTTTCAACAATTTTACCAATTTCGCCATCCGTTAAATTCACTTTTGCAGTTCCATAAGTATTAACGTTAATAGATGTAGGCTCTGCAACGCCAATTGCGTAAGAAACTTGAACTAAAATTTCATCAGCTACACCAGCAGCTACTAAATTTTTAGCAATATGTCTTGTTGCGTATGCCGCAGATCGGTCAACTTTAGATGGATCTTTTCCAGAAAATGCTCCTCCACCGTGTGCGCCTTTACCTCCATAAGTGTCAACAATAATTTTTCTACCTGTTAAACCTGTGTCTCCATGAGGGCCACCAATTACAAATTTACCTGTTGGGTTAATGTGGTATTTAATAGCCTCATTAAATAAATGAGCATATTGTGGATTTTTTGCAATTACTCTCGGAATTAATATTTCAATGATGTCTTTTTTGATTTTTGCTAACATGGTTGGCTCATCAGCAAAATCATCGTGCTGTGTTGATACAACTATAGCGTCAATTCTAACAGGTTTATTATCGTCTGAATATTCTAAAGTAACTTGTGATTTTGCATCAGGACGTAAATAAGTTATTTCGCTATTTTCTCTTCTTAATGCTGCTAATTCTTGTAAAATTTGGTGCGATAATTTTAAGGCTAATGGCATAAACTCCTCAGTTTCATTTGTTGCATAGCCAAACATCATTCCTTGGTCACCAGCGCCTTGCTCTTCTTTACTAGCTCTATCAACTCCTTGGTTAATGTCTGCAGATTGTTCGTGAATTGCGGATAATACACCACATGAATTTGCTTCAAACATGTATTCACTTTTTGTGTAACCAATTTTTTTGATTACATCTCTTGCAATACTTTGAACATCTAAATAGGTTGAAGATTTTACTTCACCTGCCAAAATAACTTGGCCAGTTGTTACTAA is a window of Flavobacterium indicum GPTSA100-9 = DSM 17447 DNA encoding:
- the metK gene encoding methionine adenosyltransferase, which translates into the protein MAYLFTSESVSEGHPDKVADQISDALIDNFLAFDPESKVACETLVTTGQVILAGEVKSSTYLDVQSIARDVIKKIGYTKSEYMFEANSCGVLSAIHEQSADINQGVDRASKEEQGAGDQGMMFGYATNETEEFMPLALKLSHQILQELAALRRENSEITYLRPDAKSQVTLEYSDDNKPVRIDAIVVSTQHDDFADEPTMLAKIKKDIIEILIPRVIAKNPQYAHLFNEAIKYHINPTGKFVIGGPHGDTGLTGRKIIVDTYGGKGAHGGGAFSGKDPSKVDRSAAYATRHIAKNLVAAGVADEILVQVSYAIGVAEPTSINVNTYGTAKVNLTDGEIGKIVEKIFDMRPYFIEQRLKLRNPIYSETAAYGHMGRKNEVVTKTFKSPDGKEKTVEVELFTWEKLDYLDKVKNAFSL
- a CDS encoding tail fiber domain-containing protein; translation: MLSRKLLSLIIYIIPMFLFSQIGINTTNPQATLEIKSSDPNNPTITDGLIIPRINSLPTSIPTNNQNGMLVFLNQNYNTYNRGFYFWDSTLSSWIPLTSGKDLWFSNGNSNTNPTVNFLGTLDDNDLVFKRNNIFSGIIGSSNTSFGQNSFKINSIGIQNSSFGVNSLSSNSSGNANTSIGYNSMNSNTSGYQNTSIGAFSLLTNSSGYNNVSIGYNTLNKNTSGYANTAVGVYTLYSNTTGISNTGTGAQSLISNTTGNLNTANGAYVLSSNTTGSKNTGSGANALSSNTIGNDNTAEGYNSLYFNKTGNKNTAIGSNSLYSNDTGNENTSIGYNALNKNVSGNSNTSVGAFSLENNTTGSQNLAIGSFALNKNTTGSHNTAVGSYILTNNTSGYNNTAQGSNALKTNTTGFNNTAQGYFSLYSNSNGYQNTANGYNAMYTNTTGHSNSAFGSGSLYTNTTGFKNTAIGFEAAKINISGKYNTALGNNSLNGNVNGNYNTAIGFQSLYDTEFTNSVGLGYNATVFNDNEVIIGNFLNTSIGGYTNWSNLSDGRYKENISEDIKGLDFILKLRPVSYELNYLKLLELHKNIPFDSELIAKAQKTRLSGFIAQEVEQAANDVQFNFSGVEKPKNTNDHYRLKYGDFVVPIVKAIQEQQTEIVSLKKQLEAEKIRNNKLEERLKLIEDKLK